One Megalopta genalis isolate 19385.01 unplaced genomic scaffold, iyMegGena1_principal scaffold0250, whole genome shotgun sequence DNA window includes the following coding sequences:
- the LOC143262930 gene encoding proton-coupled amino acid transporter 2-like isoform X4, producing the protein MEMYNSPSMKKSSIHGDELTLKEPHRNGSTYGAFQSKDPILEIEKSGDKEGGNNEHGISVNHPTSYLETMMHLFKGNVGSGIFALGDGFKHAGLLLAPPLTIFLGVICVHAQHVLLKCNAEVTRRVNDPTATSGFAGTVEMCFATGPLSLRKYSVFMRKMVNIFLCVTQLGFCCVYFVFIGTNMKQVLDVYGIQLDVHQHMAVVLIPIMLSTWIRNLKYLVPVSSLANFLVIAGYVATMYIMCHDLPPIRERDYVAQWHDLPLFFGTVIYSFEGITLVLPLKDEMKKPSNFSKPFGVLNVGMVIVGAMFVAMGFISYLKYGDTVAGSVTLNLESKEVVDGKIVVVHSSLPQCIKVAISLSILFTYALQFYVPVAIMWPGFVNQFGPFRWPVLAETIFRSSLCLLTFVLAEAIPQLGLFISLVGAVSSTALALIFPPIIEMVVCWQNASLGLFTMTKDVVIVLIGLLGFATGTYESITSIIVAFSKSN; encoded by the exons ATGGAAATGTACAACAGCCCCAGCATGAAGAAGAGTTCCATTCACGGTGACGAACTCACGCTCAAAGAGCCTCATAG AAATGGGAGCACTTATGGGGCCTTCCAGTCGAAAGATCCCATTTTGGAGATCGAGAAGTCCGGCGACAAGGAAGGCGGAAACAACGAGCACGGGATTTCCGTGAATCATCCGACCTC GTATTTAGAAACAATGATGCACCTGTTCAAAGGTAACGTCGGCTCGGGTATATTTGCGTTGGGGGATGGATTCAAGCATGCCGGATTACTGCTGGCTCCGCCGCTTACGATCTTCCTAGGGGTGATTTGTGTTCACGCGCAACACGTTCTC CTGAAATGCAACGCGGAGGTGACGCGGCGAGTGAACGATCCGACGGCCACGTCTGGATTCGCCGGTACTGTGGAAATGTGCTTCGCCACCGGCCCTCTGTCACTCCGAAAATACTCCGTGTTTATGAG AAAAAtggttaatatatttttatgtgTCACGCAACTCGGATTTTGCTGCGTTTATTTCGTTTTCATTGGCACGAATATGAAGCAG GTGTTGGACGTGTACGGGATCCAGTTGGACGTCCATCAACACATGGCTGTGGTCCTGATCCCCATAATGCTGAGCACGTGGATCAGGAATCTGAAATACCTCGTGCCGGTCTCGTCGCTGGCGAATTTTCTAGTGATCGCTGGCTACGTCGCCACCATGTACATAATGTGCCACGATCTGCCGCCGATCCGCGAGAGGGATTACGTGGCCCAGTGGCACGATCTCCCCCTGTTCTTCGGCACTGTGATATATTCTTTCGAGGGTATCACGCTG GTGTTGCCCCTGAAGGATGAGATGAAGAAACCGAGTAATTTCAGTAAGCCGTTTGGAGTCTTAAATGTCGGTATGGTCATTGTGGGCGCCATGTTCGTCGCGATGGGTTTcatatcgtatttaaaatatGGCGACACGGTTGCTGGATCGGTCACGTTAAATCTCGAGTCGAAAGAAGT GGTGGATGGAAAAATCGTCGTCGTGCATTCAAG TTTACCACAGTGCATTAAAGTTGCCATCTCGTTAAGTATATTGTTCACGTATGCACTGCAATTTTACGTTCCTGTCGCGATCATGTGGCCAGGATTCGTGAACCAATTCGGCCCGTTCAGGTGGCCAGTTCTAGCGGAGACTATTTTCCGGTCTTCGTTATGTTTGCTCACGT TTGTGCTAGCAGAAGCGATACCTCAACTGGGCCTGTTCATATCGTTGGTGGGCGCAGTGAGCAGCACCGCGTTAGCTCTGATCTTTCCGCCGATCATCGAGATGGTGGTCTGCTGGCAGAACGCGTCGCTCGGTTTGTTCACGATGACGAAGGACGTCGTGATAGTAC
- the LOC143262930 gene encoding proton-coupled amino acid transporter 2-like isoform X3: MFAIRVVQCSATINFGRCRMEMYNSPSMKKSSIHGDELTLKEPHRNGSTYGAFQSKDPILEIEKSGDKEGGNNEHGISVNHPTSYLETMMHLFKGNVGSGIFALGDGFKHAGLLLAPPLTIFLGVICVHAQHVLLKCNAEVTRRVNDPTATSGFAGTVEMCFATGPLSLRKYSVFMRKMVNIFLCVTQLGFCCVYFVFIGTNMKQVLDVYGIQLDVHQHMAVVLIPIMLSTWIRNLKYLVPVSSLANFLVIAGYVATMYIMCHDLPPIRERDYVAQWHDLPLFFGTVIYSFEGITLVLPLKDEMKKPSNFSKPFGVLNVGMVIVGAMFVAMGFISYLKYGDTVAGSVTLNLESKEVVDGKIVVVHSSLPQCIKVAISLSILFTYALQFYVPVAIMWPGFVNQFGPFRWPVLAETIFRSSLCLLTFVLAEAIPQLGLFISLVGAVSSTALALIFPPIIEMVVCWQNASLGLFTMTKDVVIVLIGLLGFATGTYESITSIIVAFSKSN, from the exons ATGGAAATGTACAACAGCCCCAGCATGAAGAAGAGTTCCATTCACGGTGACGAACTCACGCTCAAAGAGCCTCATAG AAATGGGAGCACTTATGGGGCCTTCCAGTCGAAAGATCCCATTTTGGAGATCGAGAAGTCCGGCGACAAGGAAGGCGGAAACAACGAGCACGGGATTTCCGTGAATCATCCGACCTC GTATTTAGAAACAATGATGCACCTGTTCAAAGGTAACGTCGGCTCGGGTATATTTGCGTTGGGGGATGGATTCAAGCATGCCGGATTACTGCTGGCTCCGCCGCTTACGATCTTCCTAGGGGTGATTTGTGTTCACGCGCAACACGTTCTC CTGAAATGCAACGCGGAGGTGACGCGGCGAGTGAACGATCCGACGGCCACGTCTGGATTCGCCGGTACTGTGGAAATGTGCTTCGCCACCGGCCCTCTGTCACTCCGAAAATACTCCGTGTTTATGAG AAAAAtggttaatatatttttatgtgTCACGCAACTCGGATTTTGCTGCGTTTATTTCGTTTTCATTGGCACGAATATGAAGCAG GTGTTGGACGTGTACGGGATCCAGTTGGACGTCCATCAACACATGGCTGTGGTCCTGATCCCCATAATGCTGAGCACGTGGATCAGGAATCTGAAATACCTCGTGCCGGTCTCGTCGCTGGCGAATTTTCTAGTGATCGCTGGCTACGTCGCCACCATGTACATAATGTGCCACGATCTGCCGCCGATCCGCGAGAGGGATTACGTGGCCCAGTGGCACGATCTCCCCCTGTTCTTCGGCACTGTGATATATTCTTTCGAGGGTATCACGCTG GTGTTGCCCCTGAAGGATGAGATGAAGAAACCGAGTAATTTCAGTAAGCCGTTTGGAGTCTTAAATGTCGGTATGGTCATTGTGGGCGCCATGTTCGTCGCGATGGGTTTcatatcgtatttaaaatatGGCGACACGGTTGCTGGATCGGTCACGTTAAATCTCGAGTCGAAAGAAGT GGTGGATGGAAAAATCGTCGTCGTGCATTCAAG TTTACCACAGTGCATTAAAGTTGCCATCTCGTTAAGTATATTGTTCACGTATGCACTGCAATTTTACGTTCCTGTCGCGATCATGTGGCCAGGATTCGTGAACCAATTCGGCCCGTTCAGGTGGCCAGTTCTAGCGGAGACTATTTTCCGGTCTTCGTTATGTTTGCTCACGT TTGTGCTAGCAGAAGCGATACCTCAACTGGGCCTGTTCATATCGTTGGTGGGCGCAGTGAGCAGCACCGCGTTAGCTCTGATCTTTCCGCCGATCATCGAGATGGTGGTCTGCTGGCAGAACGCGTCGCTCGGTTTGTTCACGATGACGAAGGACGTCGTGATAGTAC